Within the Setaria viridis chromosome 3, Setaria_viridis_v4.0, whole genome shotgun sequence genome, the region CAAAAATAACATAATCTGGCTTGAACTTTTAGAACACTTAGCAGAATCCTGTGAGAATTTGATAATATTGTGTATTGTCTCTCCTAAGGATttcaccttttcttcttctcttgtttGATTCTTAACGAATGTCCACTGCCCATGACGCTGTTACAAGTGGACGCATTGCTTTGAATGCTATTCAGCGTCGGCAGGCAAAGGTTTCAGCTGGGGATTCTGTTACTGTTAGCAGGTAGGAAGTTTGATTGTCCACTGAAATGAATATCTTTATGGGGCTGTGCTGCCTTACTGTTTAACATGATAATGTTTTGCCCAGTTTTGTCCCTCCTGAAGATTTCAAGTTGGCGTTGCTaactttagagctagagtatgCCAAGGCAAGAGCCAACCGAAATGATGAGGTAAGCTATAACTGTTTATGATGTAGATCTTGCTAGTGCTTGATCAATGTGGTCTCATATGCATTATCTTGGCTTCTCAGCTGGATGCTGTTGTGCTTGCCCAACAACTTCGGAAGAGGTTTCTGGATCAGGTACGGCACAATCAGTTACCGTGATTTCTTCTAGTAGTGCTCTTTTTTTATTGGGTTAACTTTTATGTGTATGCTATTCATTCATTTGCGTGATATTGGTTTATCGATGGACATAGTTTTATTACTGTCTACTTATATGCCCAAAACTCCGCTGATGTTGTTTACAGGTCATGACTTTAGGGCAAAGGGTGCCCTTTGAATTTTATGGAACAAACTATGTATTCACCGTCAATCAAGCTTTGCTAGAGGGTCAAGAGAGTTCCACACCGTTGGATAGAGGATTCCTTTCAAGTGATACATACATCATATTTGAGGCTGCTCCTAATTCAGGAATTAAGGTTCGCCCAAACACCCTCTATATTGTTGTTAGCACTCATTTTAACAGCGAACGTGTCAGAAGCATTATCTATAGCTTGTAACATACCCCAATAAGCCTGTTTTTATACTGTAGGTGTTCAACCAAAAGGAAGCTGCTAGCAGCAAGCTTTTCAAGCATAAAGAGTTTAACCTAGAAAAATTGGGGATTGGTGGGTTAAGTGCTGAATTCACTGACATATTTCGTAGGGCATTTGCTTCAAGAGTATTTCCTCCTCACGTTGTTAGTAAGTAAGTATGGTATATGCTTCACTATTTTTGCTACTGTTTGTAACCGGATGATCTTTTGCTAACTACCAAAATCTGTAGATTGGGCATCAAACATGTAAAGGGTATATTGCTATATGGACCTCCTGGTACTGGCAAGACTCTTATGGCCCGACAAATTGGAAAGCTGTTGAATGGAAAAGATCCCAAGGTATGGATTTTCTTAATGAGCATGGAGTCTGCTATTTACCTTAACTATTTGTGTGACAGCTGTTGTATTATCCTCTTTTTATATGCATCCGAAGGACATTTAAATATATTTGAACCTCAGATTCAAAATTTCAATTGAAGAAGTTTGTTATCCTCAATAGTGTTAATAGATCAGAACTTAAAACTTTTCAGGTACTCTCAGTTTTCTTATTGTAATACTGATTCAACGAAAAAACTGTAATCCTAGTCCATATTGTGTCAACTGTCAATTGCCATGTACTATTAATAGTATACTTGAATTCAGCTCAGATAGCCAGCAAGTCTGTACTTGTATGATTTGTCTAAACTAACACCATAATGCCAGAGGCAAAGATAGAAAATTTAGCCTTCAGGGTCACTATATGTTAATCATATTGCCCAGTGTAAGAGGGTTTGTAAAAACCTGTGCAATCCATTGACTCCACAGATTTTACCTTTCTTCTCTACTGTATAATGCTAGATATCTGTCCATTAAGTCTCTTCCATGTCTAATATCTTCTTTTCAAGCTCAGATTGTGAATGGACCTGAAGTTCTGAGCAAATTTGTTGGAGAAACAGAGAAGAACGTGAGAGATTTGTTTGCCGATGCTGAAAATGAGCAGAAGACACAAGGTATGTTACCTCATCAGGAAAAGACTTCCCATATTTATTTGTGGATTGAACCCTTTTCAAAACCTTATTTTTTGGCACAGGTGATCAAAGTGACCTCCATGTTATCATATTTGATGAAATTGATGCCATCTGCAAGGTGAAGTTCTGTTCCCTTAAGTTTACATCATCATCTGTATTGCACTATTTTCATTTGCCTAGAGATTTCACAAGATTCCAGATTTCTCAAATACAACACGGTGACAGATCAAAGACTTAAATTTCAACTATTACATCACTAGCTCACTAGATAAGTACAGGGTTTTCTTATCAGTTTAGATCTCAGTGGAGTATCCAAGGGTACTAGTGTTTTTATCCCTGTAATTGttgtgtttgagaaaaaaatcctTATAATTGTTACATGAGTTATCCTCTAAACTGCGATGCTATGGTGGATGACCGTGTATTTAGGAAACATTTTGGCAAGGATACCTAGTTTTAAGAGGCATAGTATCTTCTGGATACCATTGTTTACATGAAACTGTAACATGTGGTATACTATCCCTTAATATTTCCTTCACTTATACCTAACTCCCACATCAAGCTCTTTAGATCTTCTGTAATTTGCAATTTTTGTCTATTGCATGCACTACTGTACTTCATAATTTGATCACTTACAGCATCATTCATTTTTATTTAACACAATAACGAAGTTTGCCTAAATGAAATGTGATTGTGCAGTCTAGAGGATCAACCCGTGATGGTACAGGTGTACATGATAGCATTGTAAACCAGCTCCTTACAAAGGTGCGTTCTCCTAGAATCTGTACTTCAGATTTTTGTTCTTTTAAGTTCATATAATACTGAGTTATGATCAAAATGTGCACCTTTTAGATAGATGGTGTTGAGGCATTGAATAATGTGTTGCTTATTGGAATGACAAATCGTAAGGATTTGCTTGATGAAGCTTTATTGAGGTAAGTTCTGTTTCTCTTTGgttcatttttctatttatttggCAAAGTCATCAATTTAGTAGTTTAGGGCCTCTTTGGAGTTATTCTAGAAAGCTGTGGTGTGAAGAAAAATGTAATTTTACAAACTAGAGGCATGTACAACCActgtttaggaaaaaaaaagatgtcctGGGTGGAGTTTCTAACTCTACAAAGAATACTATACAGTTTTAGCAATACTGTGGTTTTCAAAACTACAGGATTTGATGCATCCAAATACCTTATAGCTTTCCCAAATCATAGTATTTTAAAAGCTGCAGTATGTTTTCAAAACTCCAAAAAAGCtctgtatccaaacaggcccagTAGCCCAAGATGTGTCATAATGAAACAATGGAGTTGATCGATGATACAAATAGATAAATTAAATGTGTCTATAAATGAATTCGGACTAGATCCTGATTCCCGAAAACATATTAGATCATTGAATTGAATGTATGCAGTGCCAGTTTGTCATTTATTTCTCACCTTCAGTCATTCTCTTGTGTGGCAATACAAAGAGGTTGATATTGCACCTTGACCGCAGTTACTTTGTTTTTATAATTTGCATAAGTTCATTGCCCTTTGATACATGTGTTGCAGACCTGGGCGGTTGGAAGTTCACATTGAGATAAACCTGCCTGACGAAAATGGTCGTTTGCAGATCCTTCAAATTCATACAAATAAGATGAAAGAGAATTCTTTCCTATCTCCAGATATTAATCTTCATGAGCTAGGTCTGTCTTCTTTTTGGTGAATTGGTATTACTTTCAGGCATTGCATTCACTGTAGCAGACGTTTCCAATATTTTTATAGCGTGCCTGGTTTTTTGGCTGAATCATGGTAGTGCTATTTGTTGAACTTGTGATATTTGAAATTTTCTTTCGAAATATTTATTGCAACATTACTTATGTATACATTAGCACTGAGTTTATCATTGGAAATTCTTTATGTATCGAATGGATTAATGATTGTTAAAACTATATCCAAATGACACCTGATCTGCTGAATGAAGCTGCACGGACAAAGAACTACAGTGGAGCAGAATTGGAAGGTGTAGTCAAAAGTGCTGTCTCGTTTGCTTTGAATCGGCAGATAACTATGGATGACCTCACTAAACCTTTGGATGAGGAAAGCATTAAGGTTACTATGGATGATTTTGTGAATGCACTTCATGAAATTACTCCTGCATTTGGTGCTTCTACCGATAACCTTGAAAGATGCAGGTGTGTGTTGTAATATCTTTGAAAATTAATTTAGCAAAATGCCAAAATGCCATCTATACATATGTTAAATGCAAAACGATTGGATTTTTCTAAGGGTATTGCTGGAATCCACTCTGCTGCATAGCACATATCTTCTTTCCATGTGTCCATTGGATCTCTCCATGTTCTATAGTGCATACTTCTACACACTTCTGTTAAATATTTGAAACTTTATGGATTCTTTCTATCTTTTAGCTAGCTTATTAGTAGGAAGTTCTCTCTCTCATTTTATCTGGGTGAATATTTTTTGTGCTATGTCATGGACAACTTAATTTGACATTAACTGATTGCATGTCGCAGCATTTTCAGCAGCTCAAGCATATGAGAGTTATTTGTTCTTGGATGTTTTTTCACACGTATATGTGTTTCTGTAGTTAGTTTCCTGTGTACCTTATTTAATAAATACTGTTGGCCTTCATATTTAGTGAacaaaaatattgtttggtttTATATTCGACGCCTTCACCTTTATTTGAAAAAATATGCAGATTGCGTGGTATTGTTGACTGTGGCAAGGCACATAAGCACATTTACCAAAGAGCTATGCTCCTTGTGGAGCAAGTTAAAGTAAGCAAAGGTAGCCCACTTGTGACTTGCCTCTTGGAAGGTCCTGCTGGAAGGTACAGTATCTAAATGCTAAAGCATATCCTTGTTGTCTTTAAAAACTTTTCTGGAAACTTATCTATGTTTACTGCTTCAGTGGTAAATCAGCTATGGCAGCTAGTGTTGGCATTGACAGTGATTTTGCATATGTCAAAATTGTAAGTTTCCTTTATTTCTGGTTTTCCTACATACTCTATTAAGGTATATAGGACTAAATTTCTGAATTGTGCTTTTTCACTATAGATATCAGCAGAAACTATGATTGGTTTCAGTGAAAGCAGCAAATGCGCACAGATTTGCAAGGTCAGTGAGTTTTTGCATAACACATTTAGTAGCTTATTCAAGTTAGTTAATACGAGTATATGGAACAATCTATTTGAAACTTTATCCCATTTACTGTTCCTGCGTTCTTTTGCAGCATTTTGCTGTTTCTTTTCTCTTATCTTGTTTGCTTTTTGTGTGCTTTCACACAATATATTGAGTTTGTGTATCTTGTTGTTAAAACACAGGTTTTTGAGGATGCATACAAATCTCAATTCAGCATCATAATTCTTGATGATATTGAAAGGTACTTGAGCTCTTGATTCTAAAACAGAACTCGCTGTCATGCAACCTATGTACGTCCCATTTTGCTTTGACTGTGTTATGATATTCTGATATGATCTTGTAGGTTACTGGAGTATGTAGCCATTGGACCACGTTTctcgaacctaatctcacaaacTCTTCTGGTCCTCCTCAAGAGGGTCCCTCCTAAGGTTTGCATAATTGCACTTTAGTATTATCCTTGAGCACTGCTAACATGTTAGACATTGATGCTAGACAATTATCtgctcttttccttttctgaaAATAAAGTCATATCCCTTTTTCCTTATCTCATTTGACCTGCATACCTCTTTGTATTTTGCAGGGAAAAAACTTGCTTGTTATTGGAACAACAAGTGAGGTTGGCTTCCTAGAATCTGTTGGAATGTGTGACGTGTTCTCTGTGACCTACCATGTTCCCAAACTGAAAAAGGAGGATGCCAAAAAGGTAAGAAATACCATAACAGATCTGTTATCTCTTGAGTAGTTGGAATGCTACATACTGCATTTGTGAAATGGCAACATGGCAAGGATACTATGGAATGCAATATACTGCTTTATTGTTTTTCTCTGCAAATTTGATGGTCACAGGATAGTTTAAAGTTTGTGCCTAAGATTTTCCAGCTGAACATTTTCTGGTTTATCTGCAGGTGTTGCAGAATCTTAATGTGTTCGATGAAGGCGATCTTGATGCAGCAGCAGAAGCACTGGACGATGTAATCTTCTTTCTAGAATTCTTAGTATCTGTTCAATCAGAATCATGAATGGTCAAATGACAATGCTTCCTTACTGCAGATGCCAATCAAGAAGTTGTACACACTTGTTGAGATGTCTGCACAGGGGCCAACAGGGGGAAGCGCAGAAGCAATTTACGCCGGAGAGGAGAAGATAGATATCAACCATTTCTTTAGCATCTTGAGTGATATTATCCGTTATTAAGCATTCTTGGAACAGAAATGGACTGTTAGGTGTCAAAATAGGAATTTGTTTGCGCCTTTACTTCATCACTCCTATCATCCTTACAGAGTGTAGAGTGGATTGGTGAGTTGTGTTTCCTTGGTGCGCCTATACGATCTGTTGCTGTCGCGCTGATTGGATATAGGCGAGTTACACGATGTAGCATTTTTGTATTGTATGCAGATGTTTATACAGTTGATGTGGATCCAGCTACACACCACAGAATATAACTGATTTTGGTGCCCCTTTTATATGGTTTCAGCTTGCCTGTGTTGATATGGAATATGAACAGTCTGTTGTATTGAAAGATCACAATACAATTTACAGTGATAATCGTGTGGCTATaacttctttttgtttttgagaGCTGTGTCAATAATTTTGGCAAGCCATTTATGAATGCTGATGCTTGCTGGAAGCAGTACAGCAGATACTGCATTCTACTGATTCTAGCCTCAATAACAGTACGTGCTACGTAGGCTTAGGAGGTTTTCATGGAGCTGAAGCATCGAGATACTGCTGATAACACAATCATGCAGTCGTGTTCATGCCGAGtttacatactccctccgttccaaattataagtcattctaactttcttggagagtcaaatatttttatgtttgaccaaaattataaagaaaattacaaaagtttatggcaccgaatagatatactatgaaaatatatttaatgaagaaaccaatggtacctatttgatatcatgaatgttagcactttattgtataaatttggtcaaacttgagatgctttgactctccaagaaagttggaatgacttataatttggaacggagggagtagcatctAACACGAGATGTACAAAAAGCTTTCAAAATAACGCTTCGTACTGCTGGGGCGgtatatgatgatgatgcctaAACATCTGCTAACAAAAATAACGAGGAACACTTCATACCACTGTTGGGGCAAAATACATGGTGACGAATAAACATCCTGATTTAGGCGAATTCGAAGTTGAGGTGATGGGATAAGTCTTCTATTGAAGCAAATTTGTCCATAGCTTAATTGGCACATATTTTTTGTCTATGAGAAACTTAATTTTTCACCTTAATTACTCATTTCAATATATCACCTGCTCTGGAACTATAAATTGCTCGATGGATCATGCTTCCGCTCCGTCAGCAACGACCCATATAATTCAGCTTGCATGGTTGCATGCCACTTTTGAAATGAGAAGAAAGTGTGACTCGTGACCACTGCATCATGGGTTCCAAATAGCTATTCCTCCTtgacaaacaaaaaaattataatgagatcagcaaaaaaaaattataggaaGTGTGAAACACAAAACCAGCTTGAAGAGGCTTTCCCCTCTCTAGAGAATCGCGCTAACTAACAAGGCATGCACTCTGTTTCTTAATTATACACTTTCGCTACCTAAAAGatgtatattttatttttacatGTGTGTCACTAGCATGACTAAGACTACGCCAACAAAGCTAACTGAACCAGCAAGCCTGCTTCCTCTCCCCGGCGACGAcgcagagggagaaggagaggggtCGCTCCTCCGCGGCGGTGCGGGGGCGTGTTGCTCGTGCCTGCTGAACAGTGGGTTGGACCCGTACAGCAGCTGGACACCATCGATGTCATCCACGCTGAGCTCCACCTTCCTTTCGCCGGCGTCGATGTACGGGTACATGACCGCCTCCGGCGACGACGAGTGCCCGAGCCCGAGGATGTGCCCGATCTCGTGCGTCGCCACGGACTCCAGGTCCATGGTCGACGAGCCCGCCGCTTCACTGCCCACGTCCACCGTCCAACGCTCCGCCGCGTCGAAGTGGACTCGTCCGTCCATGGGGCCGTAGGCATGGGCGACGACGCCTTCCTCCCCGTCGAACGGCGCGCCGTCCCCGTGGTCGCCCTCGAAGAAGCTCACCCTGATGTCGGCCTGGCGGTTGTAGTAGACGTCGGTCTCGACGAACTCCACGGGGATGACCTCCGCCCACCGCGCGAACGCGCTCCGGAACGCGGCGCGCACGGCCTCGGGCGGCAGGTAGCCGACGGCCGTCGGCGAGATGGAGTACGTCAGCACCAGATGGCCCGGCGGCCCCGTCCACCGCGGCTCGCCGTCGAGGAACGTGAACCGGCTGGTCTTCGAGTCCGACATGGGCACGGACACGcggccgtcgccgacgccgcagCGCGGCGAGGTGATCCGGCCGAGCGTGGCGGCGTCGAGCCGGCCGGTGACCGGCAGGCCGAGCCTGGACTGGTACCGCTTCACGGCGGCCTCCGTGCGGCCGTCGAACGCGTCGTCGTGCGGCCCCGCACTGGGATCCATGTACCCGAACCTCGCCAGGTTGCTCTTCAGCTCGGCGAGGCCCGCGACGCGGCTGCCCCGCCCGGCGTCCCGCGGGTGCTTCGACGAGCGCCACGCCGCGCCGTGCGGGTGCCGGTGcagccccgccgcggcggccgccggtgcGGGCCGTGCGGTGGATACGTGGTGGCACGAGAGGGTgccaagcagcagcaccaaCAGGAGGCACGCGGCCGCCCGGCGCCACGGGAACATCGGAGCCAGGCTGCTGTATATAATatacgtcgtcgtcgtcgtcggttaTTCTCGCTGGATACTCGACTCGTCCAGGTCAATGCAGTAGACCAACGCTATTAGTATTATACACACAGACGGCTTTAATTCAGGTGATGTCGGACTCGGAATCCTAACGCTAGCTGGCACTTCCGATTCCGACTGGGCTGCGAACTCCGTTCCGGAGGCCGGAGCACCTCGTCCATAAAACGTCGCGATAGAATGCTCACCCCAAAGCAGCGAAAGGAATTCCTAGCCGCGCCATggccacctccctcctccccgcggcggcgccattcTTGCCGCGCCCGTGCCACCACGCGCCGCTGCTGTCGCCGTCGGTTCGACCGTTCCAGCCGTCCAGCGTCCTCATGGTGCagtggacgccgccgcctcctggctGGTTCAAGATGAACTTCGATGGTTCCGTCTACCACGACGGCTCAGGGCGGGCCAGCATCGGCGGCGCGATCCGCGACAGCGGCGGCCGTCGTGCTCGCCTTCGCCGAGCGGACGGAGCACTCGACGGTCGGCATCGTCGAGGCGCGCGCCATGATCCGCGGGCTGCGCCTCGCGCTCGGGCTGGGCCTGCGGCGGGTGGTGGCCGAGGGGGACGATCTCGTGCTGGTGCAGCTGCTGCGCGGCGAAGAGACGCAGACGCGGATCCCCATCGCGATGCAGGAGGAGCTCCATTGGCTGCTGCGATGCTTTGCCGGCCGCGACGTCAGGCACGTGTATCGGGAGGGGAACCAGGTGGCGCACGTCCTCTGCCGGCAGGCGTACCACAGCCCCGGGGTTGGGTAGGGATAGTGCCGTCCGCCGTGTTTGAGAAGGCTGAGGACGACATGGCAGCGGGGCTGGCCGGTGCATCCGAGGCAGCAGAGAGGGAGGCGCGCGGAGGGCCAGCCGGGCGTCCGGGCCAAGAACGGATCGAGAATGCTTAGATTTACTTGTTCTGATCGAGAATTCCTTTCACAATGATTGTAAACTCTTTCCTAGATCTATATTAGCCTACAAGTAAAAGGGAGCAATTAAGAACCATAAGCTGGTGCATACGTGATTTAGAGCAAGCTACAATACCCAAGTacatccatcatccttatgatAAATTCATATTTCTAGCATCTCCTACGGCAAACATAAGCCACAAAGTAATCACACAGAATCCCCTCTACTCTGCAAACACTCCGACTTCAAATTCAATATTTCCTGATATGCTCACCAAAACTTAAAGAGTTTGAATACTTTGTGGAAAGGTAAAATCTTGTACTACTTTCTAGTACATCATATTCTGAAATTTGGCCACCATCAACTATACCCGCACTGTGCACTGACTGAAAAATCATGTAACACAACGCAGACCTAATTACCAAACTTAAACAAGGGCAAACCGGAGATCAACAGAAAGGAAAATGATTAATTAGGTCCATCACATATATGAGAACATGAGCCGTCCGTGATCGGCTCTTGTCGTTCTCCACAATGGCGTGGCTGCGACGAAGGGTAATCAAAGGACCGGTGGTGACATGGGCTTGACAACAAAATCAAAATCCCACCTAGTAGCAGATCCATGCATGTAATGCGGATGCAAGAAAAATTGTGCAGTGCCTCATAGAGTCATAATGGCGTTATATTGGTCTCACCCTAAATGCAAATCAAAAGGAATAGAAAGAAATTGAGCTAATAGGATGCTGCAAAGCACTGATATACAGCCAGGTGCAGGTAAATTTGTTTCCAGCAATCTGAAATaacataattttttaaatttctGACAGCCATCTTACACCCAACACACCATAAACTGCATCATATAGGCAAGTGGTCCTTGCTGGTTGGATCCTGCAACAATTGTTCAAGGACTCTTAATTCACAACAATCCACTGTCATCATATCACATCCTTTTGCTATACAAGTCGATGAAACCTGGAGTAAAATGCATGGCTGCACCTCGAACCTGGCAGGGAGTGTCATCTAGGTCCCCAAACTCCTAAAATAAATTTTACTCCATGCCAAAAGATTAAAGACGAACAAAAAGATAGAAAGTCTGGGGACCTAGATTGAACAGGAGGACAAAAGTATTGAAATGACACTATGAGAACAAAGGATTGAACATgaggaacaaaaaatgattaaAGACGAATAAAAAGATTGAGCATCACAAACATTTGATTATATCggacaaaaataaaaattgaacaTTGCGAACAAATAAATCCATATCACTGAACACCTTAGTCTacaaaatcaaacaaataatTTAGTATCACAAACAAATCAGtccaaaaaatatgaatccaCGCGAGAAGAAATTATAATTACGTACAAATAATttagtttataaaaaaaataaataatctaACATCACGAACAAATATTATAACATTGCGAAAAAATTATTCTTACTATCAAACAATTTAATATATAAAGAGAACAAATATTataacatcatgaacaagtaATTCTATAAGCATGAATGCATACACACACGAACAATGGAGAACAGATATATCCACGTTGCAAAAAAGTAATTTTATGCTCATAGAATAAGTAAAAtatacaaataaaaataaaaataaataaaataaatgagaaaaatataGAATTAAAGGAAAATACAATAAATTAAGAAttataaagaaataaaataaaataatatataaaAGAGAtgacaaatgaaaaaaataagataTAAAAGAGATGAAGATAAAAAATATGATAAAAGTACAATAAGATATAATAAAgtaaaaaatgaaataatttcaaatataaggaaatgaaaagaaataaaaaaggttaaaattaaataaataaataagaaaagaaaaggcaaaagaaAATTTAGGAAAAAGTTAGTTTAttcaaaaagagaaaaataaaaaaagataaataaaaaatatttttacacATTAATATTTATATGGAATAAATATTTATAGAAATTAGTTATCTCATTTAAATAGATCCTCAATTAATAACAACCACAAACCATGTGATATTACAATGGTAGTATACTAAACTCCCAAGTTGGTTGTCTAGAGTTTGAACCCTTTATATTCACTATTTCTCTCCCAccgtttgaaaaaaaaaggggctAAATTTAGTGGGCCGAAagcaatgaaaaaaagaaaaaaaataaatagttgCCAACCAGCTTTGTGATATTAGTAAAATCAATACATTACTTAAACCTATCTTTGTAGCAGTACTTGTAGACCATGTCAATACGAGCCATGTACATGAAAATGATCCAACAAAATCGCACGTGTAATGTCATCATCATTCCAAAAATCTTCAGAATTTTATGTCTTCCCTATATGTATCTCCATCATCATGATGAGGGTTTGTCCATACTACCATCCAATTTAGGTTTGAATCAATCTTCAATAATATCTTATTTTCCCTTTGCTTTATTTCCATCTGTACAAAAATCATATATGCTTCACCCATTGCCATTTTCTATATAACCGTAGCACATATCACTAGCCGTTCATGGTTAGTTTGCACACAGGGTTAGTTTAACTCCTGAAAAGAAAGCTCATATTGTTATTGCTAAatgctccctccatttttaaataaataaagTCTCTTTGATTTCGTTGAGCTCTTGCACTATAAAGGACTTTGACATGTTCAATGATTTATGTGAGCAATATTACTTATCCTCGGATCTCACCTCTTGCGTGCCACTATAATGTAAAGTCTTTGCCATTCTGGTCTTGTATTCCTAGCTATGACCTATCTTTGTTTTCTGAGATTATGACCTATCTATTCTGTGTAGGTAATTTAGTCCTCTAATTTCACACATAACAACTCACCGTAGCAACGCATGGGCATTATGCTAGTATATCACATATGTAAAGATTTGTGAACAAAAAAATTAACCATTTGGAAGATGATACCAGTCACCAGGAttatatatagtatttaaaaACCTGCCCCAAGACTACCCCCAACATGAATTGAATTGAACCATCTTCTAGTTGAATCAATCTTTGATCTAAAAAAATGTTTATATACAACAAAGAATTTCAGTTTTCTGTCAACACTTCCTgacaaaatttttgacccttTGGGAGAGGGGTATGAATACGAGTTAAATAGCATTGTATAGTTTATA harbors:
- the LOC117849459 gene encoding vesicle-fusing ATPase; protein product: MAGRYYQGHGGGGGGGASMEVVSTPNQELALTNCAYVSSGDLRRFPNALALVADAWVFTLRAHDAVTSGRIALNAIQRRQAKVSAGDSVTVSSFVPPEDFKLALLTLELEYAKARANRNDELDAVVLAQQLRKRFLDQVMTLGQRVPFEFYGTNYVFTVNQALLEGQESSTPLDRGFLSSDTYIIFEAAPNSGIKVFNQKEAASSKLFKHKEFNLEKLGIGGLSAEFTDIFRRAFASRVFPPHVVSKLGIKHVKGILLYGPPGTGKTLMARQIGKLLNGKDPKIVNGPEVLSKFVGETEKNVRDLFADAENEQKTQGDQSDLHVIIFDEIDAICKSRGSTRDGTGVHDSIVNQLLTKIDGVEALNNVLLIGMTNRKDLLDEALLRPGRLEVHIEINLPDENGRLQILQIHTNKMKENSFLSPDINLHELAARTKNYSGAELEGVVKSAVSFALNRQITMDDLTKPLDEESIKVTMDDFVNALHEITPAFGASTDNLERCRLRGIVDCGKAHKHIYQRAMLLVEQVKVSKGSPLVTCLLEGPAGSGKSAMAASVGIDSDFAYVKIISAETMIGFSESSKCAQICKVFEDAYKSQFSIIILDDIERLLEYVAIGPRFSNLISQTLLVLLKRVPPKGKNLLVIGTTSEVGFLESVGMCDVFSVTYHVPKLKKEDAKKVLQNLNVFDEGDLDAAAEALDDMPIKKLYTLVEMSAQGPTGGSAEAIYAGEEKIDINHFFSILSDIIRY
- the LOC117849052 gene encoding metalloendoproteinase 1-MMP; protein product: MFPWRRAAACLLLVLLLGTLSCHHVSTARPAPAAAAAGLHRHPHGAAWRSSKHPRDAGRGSRVAGLAELKSNLARFGYMDPSAGPHDDAFDGRTEAAVKRYQSRLGLPVTGRLDAATLGRITSPRCGVGDGRVSVPMSDSKTSRFTFLDGEPRWTGPPGHLVLTYSISPTAVGYLPPEAVRAAFRSAFARWAEVIPVEFVETDVYYNRQADIRVSFFEGDHGDGAPFDGEEGVVAHAYGPMDGRVHFDAAERWTVDVGSEAAGSSTMDLESVATHEIGHILGLGHSSSPEAVMYPYIDAGERKVELSVDDIDGVQLLYGSNPLFSRHEQHAPAPPRRSDPSPSPSASSPGRGSRLAGSVSFVGVVLVMLVTHM